A genomic region of Photobacterium swingsii contains the following coding sequences:
- the rpoS gene encoding RNA polymerase sigma factor RpoS, giving the protein MSRSSTAKNIETFDFDEDMETENTSVTEKAEVAETEADDVEISRYGTTQKALDATQLYLGEIGFSPLLTAEEEVLYARRALRGDDVARKRMIESNLRLVVKISRRYSNRGLALLDLVEEGNLGLIRAVEKFDPERGFRFSTYATWWIRQTIERAIMNQTRTIRLPIHVVKELNVYLRTARELAQKLDHEPTAEDIALKLEKPVDDVNRMLRLNERVGSVDNPIGGDSEKALLDIIPDEKNGGPETSTQDDDIKHSIVAWLQELNPKQREVLARRFGLLGYEASTLEDVGREIGLTRERVRQIQVEGLRRLRDMLTHQGLSIESLFNQDML; this is encoded by the coding sequence ATGAGTAGAAGCAGCACAGCAAAAAACATCGAAACTTTTGATTTTGATGAAGACATGGAAACAGAGAATACCAGCGTAACAGAAAAGGCGGAGGTTGCTGAGACAGAAGCCGATGATGTCGAAATTTCTCGTTACGGTACCACGCAAAAAGCACTTGATGCGACCCAACTTTACCTTGGAGAAATTGGTTTCTCCCCCCTCCTTACCGCAGAAGAAGAAGTGCTCTACGCCCGCCGTGCCTTACGTGGTGATGATGTTGCCCGTAAACGTATGATTGAAAGTAACCTCCGTTTAGTGGTCAAAATATCCCGTCGTTATAGTAACCGAGGACTTGCTCTGCTTGATCTCGTCGAAGAAGGCAATCTAGGGTTGATCCGTGCGGTCGAGAAGTTTGATCCTGAGCGCGGTTTTCGTTTTTCAACCTACGCAACCTGGTGGATCCGTCAAACCATTGAACGGGCAATCATGAATCAGACCCGAACGATCCGTTTGCCGATTCATGTGGTGAAAGAGCTGAATGTCTATTTACGTACTGCACGTGAATTAGCTCAAAAACTGGATCACGAACCTACGGCTGAAGATATTGCGCTGAAGCTTGAAAAACCCGTTGATGACGTCAATCGCATGTTGCGCCTGAATGAGCGGGTTGGCTCAGTGGATAACCCGATTGGTGGGGATTCCGAGAAGGCGTTGCTTGATATTATTCCAGATGAAAAGAACGGTGGGCCAGAAACCTCGACGCAAGATGATGACATCAAGCATTCGATAGTGGCTTGGCTACAAGAACTCAACCCTAAGCAGCGAGAAGTACTGGCTCGTCGTTTTGGCTTGTTAGGGTATGAGGCTTCAACCCTTGAAGATGTCGGCCGTGAAATTGGTTTAACGCGTGAGCGCGTGCGTCAAATACAAGTTGAAGGGCTTCGCCGTTTACGTGATATGTTGACCCATCAGGGGTTAAGTATTGAATCCTTGTTTAACCAAGATATGTTGTAG